Proteins encoded together in one Planctopirus ephydatiae window:
- a CDS encoding ATP-binding protein, whose product MQWQLLKPLLAVLITGFFLASLTNAWLAIVTARANESARINELSASLQKASFPLNASVFKQLEELTGARFVALAAPSSSQNSISYQSPQLSDETGQLIVKFFHLVRLSSRPQNIHSGGENWLTRTIERPVGLPQGPASQLIILLPVESWQSLWWRTAFPPVLAGTLAAFVCVVVVIWISRRLTGPLLDVASQTTQIAQGNLSLLPVPHRNDEIRDLIVNVNSMSQELVQLHQSIRHGEQLRTLGQLGAGFAHQLRNAALGARMALEFSERGDSSSSDNESVQIALAQLQRMELYLDRFLRLSRPDRAHSTEENSGHVSPSQTMIRLGGLADGVLQLIEPLARHRHVELHKDTSTFWEVEVQGDLVALEQMLSNVVINALEAASSMASVSEVSDQLAASSRFEPSVVLKCLAADHDVEISVCDNGPGPPANVQETLFQPFVTTRPEGCGLGLSVAQEIATGHGGEITWSRQQEPDGTMWTIFRIRLKKQR is encoded by the coding sequence GTGCAGTGGCAACTTCTTAAACCACTTCTGGCAGTTCTCATCACGGGGTTTTTTCTCGCCTCACTCACGAATGCGTGGCTGGCGATTGTGACTGCCAGAGCCAACGAATCAGCCCGCATCAACGAACTCAGTGCCAGCCTGCAAAAAGCGTCATTTCCACTCAATGCCAGCGTCTTCAAACAATTGGAGGAACTGACTGGAGCCCGATTTGTCGCTTTGGCTGCTCCCTCGTCCTCACAAAATTCTATCTCGTATCAAAGCCCTCAGCTTTCCGATGAAACCGGCCAGTTGATCGTAAAGTTCTTTCATTTAGTCAGGCTTTCTTCGCGACCCCAAAACATCCATTCTGGAGGTGAAAACTGGCTCACCCGTACGATCGAGCGGCCTGTCGGTCTCCCTCAAGGCCCTGCCTCACAGCTGATTATTCTTTTGCCGGTTGAGAGCTGGCAAAGTCTCTGGTGGCGAACTGCGTTCCCTCCTGTGCTTGCAGGGACTTTGGCCGCCTTTGTCTGCGTGGTGGTTGTCATCTGGATCTCGAGGCGACTCACGGGCCCGCTGTTGGACGTGGCCTCCCAGACAACCCAGATCGCTCAGGGAAATTTATCATTACTCCCTGTTCCCCACCGCAATGACGAAATCCGCGATCTCATCGTCAATGTGAACTCGATGTCCCAGGAGTTAGTACAACTGCACCAATCGATTCGTCATGGCGAACAGCTCAGAACATTGGGGCAACTGGGGGCTGGATTTGCTCATCAATTGCGAAATGCCGCTCTCGGAGCTCGAATGGCTCTCGAATTCAGTGAACGTGGGGATTCGTCATCCAGCGATAATGAATCTGTGCAGATTGCTCTGGCTCAACTGCAGCGGATGGAACTGTATCTGGATCGCTTTTTGAGACTCAGCCGGCCCGATCGAGCTCACTCCACAGAGGAAAACTCGGGCCATGTTTCACCCAGCCAGACCATGATCCGCCTCGGCGGACTGGCAGACGGTGTCCTGCAACTGATTGAACCTTTGGCGAGACACCGGCACGTTGAGCTGCATAAAGACACTTCAACATTCTGGGAAGTTGAAGTCCAAGGAGATCTCGTCGCTCTCGAGCAGATGCTCTCGAATGTCGTGATCAATGCTCTGGAAGCCGCCAGTTCGATGGCGTCTGTTTCTGAAGTAAGCGATCAGCTTGCTGCTTCATCACGGTTCGAACCGTCTGTCGTTCTCAAATGTCTGGCCGCAGATCACGACGTTGAAATTTCTGTCTGCGATAATGGCCCAGGGCCTCCGGCGAATGTTCAGGAAACACTCTTTCAACCATTTGTCACCACACGTCCTGAAGGATGCGGACTGGGCCTGTCTGTGGCTCAGGAAATCGCGACTGGCCATGGCGGTGAGATCACCTGGAGCCGGCAACAGGAACCCGATGGCACCATGTGGACCATCTTTCGCATTCGCCTCAAGAAGCAAAGATAA
- a CDS encoding HD domain-containing protein: MRHPYLDIPELAGLHGSGPLVRIPMQQDVPFTDRVRALVDTTEFQRLGHISQLGLSSLVYPGATHTRFEHSLGVFQNALEYLWQLGRDERFQAIVTPRHAEMLLAAALLHDLGHWPFCHPIEDLDLPDIPHHEHFAAQFLSRDREIGQVLLNQWKIEPEEVLDLLVKRTDEPALNLLRSILSGPVDIDKMDYLERDSLHAGVPYGRNFDRQRLIRSLVVNQAGDGLAISAKGRTAAELMVFARYVMFSEVYWHHAVRSATCMFSRSFYELRHQLDLAAFFEKSEWEVTQELRSKAKGTIVAPLMEGVFGPRRQLHKRVLEFSEHQSPELYRMLAGRPYEELVQVMERLTDRLSAKTGQALGPTDLLLDAPPVHKEVEFRVTIWSPKTGTYQPLQEVSPVVDALARTQFDDFVKRVRLFVKADWKPILKDLAGLEEELAAASRAS, from the coding sequence ATGCGGCATCCTTATCTCGACATTCCCGAACTGGCAGGGCTTCATGGAAGCGGGCCGCTGGTTCGTATCCCGATGCAGCAGGATGTCCCCTTCACGGATCGAGTCCGTGCGCTGGTCGATACCACCGAGTTTCAGCGATTGGGGCATATCTCACAACTGGGGCTTTCTTCGCTGGTTTATCCGGGAGCCACACACACGCGCTTTGAGCATTCTCTGGGAGTGTTCCAGAATGCACTCGAATACTTGTGGCAACTCGGTCGCGATGAACGTTTCCAGGCGATTGTCACGCCCCGGCATGCCGAGATGCTGCTGGCGGCGGCATTGTTGCATGATCTGGGACATTGGCCATTCTGCCACCCGATTGAAGATCTCGACCTGCCGGATATTCCCCATCATGAGCATTTTGCGGCTCAGTTTCTTTCACGCGATCGGGAGATCGGTCAGGTCCTGCTCAACCAGTGGAAGATTGAGCCTGAAGAAGTGCTCGATCTGTTGGTTAAAAGGACCGATGAGCCGGCACTCAATTTACTCCGATCGATTCTTTCGGGCCCGGTCGATATCGACAAGATGGATTACCTTGAGCGGGACAGTCTGCATGCCGGTGTCCCTTATGGGCGAAACTTTGATCGTCAACGGCTGATCCGCTCTTTAGTTGTTAACCAGGCAGGCGATGGGTTGGCAATCAGTGCCAAAGGCCGGACGGCTGCCGAGCTGATGGTTTTTGCGCGGTATGTGATGTTCAGTGAGGTTTACTGGCACCATGCCGTCAGGTCGGCAACGTGCATGTTCAGCCGCTCGTTCTATGAACTGAGACATCAGCTCGATCTGGCTGCATTTTTTGAGAAGAGCGAATGGGAAGTGACTCAGGAATTACGGTCCAAAGCCAAAGGCACCATTGTGGCACCATTGATGGAAGGTGTCTTTGGACCACGCCGACAGTTGCACAAGCGTGTGCTGGAATTCAGCGAGCATCAATCACCTGAGCTGTATCGGATGCTGGCTGGCAGGCCCTACGAAGAACTGGTTCAGGTGATGGAGCGGCTGACCGACAGGCTCTCTGCAAAAACAGGTCAGGCATTGGGCCCGACAGATCTGCTGCTGGATGCCCCGCCTGTGCATAAAGAAGTCGAATTTCGAGTGACGATCTGGTCGCCCAAAACGGGCACTTACCAGCCTTTGCAGGAAGTTTCGCCCGTGGTCGATGCTCTGGCGCGAACGCAGTTTGATGATTTCGTCAAACGTGTGCGACTGTTTGTGAAAGCCGATTGGAAACCGATATTGAAGGATCTGGCGGGTCTGGAAGAAGAGCTTGCTGCCGCCTCGCGAGCGAGCTGA